From a region of the Halorubrum sp. BV1 genome:
- a CDS encoding ATPase domain-containing protein, with protein MTDTNASTTKTDEAPNRISTGVAGVDEILHGGLVPERSYLVRGEPGTGKTILGLHYLTNGTADGETALFINLEEATEDIKQNAAQLGFDLGDIHFLDLSPKSDFFAGDQSYDIFESSEVERDPIVEKISERVTELTPDRVFVDPITQIRYLSTDEYQFRKQALSFMRLLSEEGATVMFTTQATDDSPDDDLQFMSDGTIELGYASTGRTLRVPKFRGSATMDGDHALNITDEGLQIYPQLTPGEHNRAFVDEPISSGVPEMDELLNGGLDRGTVTVISGPTGVGKTTTGTQFMKEAAGRGERSVMYLFEESETTFMRRSEAVNIPVEKMRERGTLNVEEIESLTTSPQEFANMVRREVEEKETEIVMIDGIAGYKLALRGNEDELLSNLHALNRYLKNMGVTVVLIEEVSDITGEFQATDVGISYLADNIVFLRHLELRGEMRKVIGVLKMRTSDFERTLREFAITEHGITVGEPLTQLRGILSGTPEWADDADRPER; from the coding sequence ATGACAGATACAAACGCATCTACAACGAAGACGGACGAAGCACCGAATCGCATCTCGACAGGTGTCGCTGGAGTTGACGAGATTCTCCACGGCGGACTCGTTCCCGAACGGAGCTATCTGGTTCGCGGCGAGCCCGGGACAGGAAAGACGATCCTCGGACTACACTATTTGACGAACGGGACCGCCGACGGAGAGACGGCATTATTCATCAACCTCGAAGAAGCTACCGAAGACATCAAGCAGAATGCGGCGCAGTTGGGATTCGACCTTGGCGACATCCACTTCCTCGATTTGAGCCCAAAGTCGGACTTTTTTGCAGGTGATCAAAGTTACGATATCTTCGAGTCGAGTGAGGTCGAGCGCGATCCCATCGTAGAGAAGATCTCTGAGCGAGTGACTGAACTCACTCCCGACCGAGTGTTCGTCGATCCGATCACCCAGATTCGATACCTCTCGACGGATGAGTATCAGTTCCGGAAGCAGGCCCTGTCGTTCATGCGGTTGCTCAGCGAGGAAGGGGCGACAGTTATGTTCACCACGCAGGCGACGGACGATTCCCCAGATGACGATCTGCAGTTCATGAGCGACGGGACGATCGAACTCGGCTACGCATCGACGGGCCGCACGCTTCGCGTCCCGAAGTTCCGCGGCTCGGCCACGATGGACGGCGATCACGCGCTCAATATCACCGATGAGGGACTGCAGATCTATCCGCAACTCACTCCGGGTGAGCACAACCGGGCATTCGTCGACGAGCCGATCTCATCGGGAGTCCCGGAGATGGATGAACTCCTCAACGGGGGACTCGACCGCGGGACAGTCACAGTCATTTCCGGCCCGACCGGTGTGGGGAAGACGACGACCGGGACCCAGTTCATGAAAGAAGCCGCAGGACGCGGCGAACGGTCGGTGATGTATCTCTTCGAGGAATCAGAGACGACGTTCATGCGCCGGTCGGAGGCAGTCAACATTCCCGTCGAGAAAATGCGCGAACGAGGGACGTTGAACGTTGAGGAAATTGAATCACTAACCACCTCGCCACAGGAGTTTGCGAACATGGTCCGGCGGGAAGTCGAAGAGAAAGAAACGGAGATCGTGATGATCGATGGGATCGCGGGGTACAAACTCGCCCTCCGAGGGAACGAGGACGAACTCCTGTCGAACCTCCACGCACTCAATCGATATCTGAAGAACATGGGCGTGACCGTCGTGTTGATCGAGGAGGTTTCAGACATCACGGGAGAGTTTCAGGCCACCGATGTCGGGATCAGCTATCTCGCTGATAACATCGTCTTTCTCCGCCATCTCGAACTGCGTGGAGAAATGCGGAAAGTCATCGGCGTGTTGAAAATGCGGACCAGTGACTTCGAGCGAACGCTCCGCGAGTTCGCGATCACCGAACACGGGATTACGGTCGGCGAACCACTCACGCAACTCCGCGGAATCCTGAGCGGGACGCCAGAATGGGCTGACGACGCCGATCGGCCGGAACGGTGA
- a CDS encoding ATP-binding protein — protein sequence MCATSTDETQQTTLLLLVESDRNRELLTEQLEQKYSVLTPTETQFEDPQFDLCLLDTRSLGKFRDELRNIKTDTTPTFLPFLLLTGEASPDEFGTEVWEVVDEVIQRPVSKRELNSRIQNLLQRRQLSLELTRQKEQSDRRFKSLFQSTPDPVVVVEPDGTVTEANNAFAEAFGIDIENLEGRPITDFEFTPSESLERVLLKIDDEGSTTTVQWGHDDENSMVMEVNTDAIAGLGDAAERIGIFRDITARAEREQELTRQNERLQEFASTIAHDLRNPLSVARGRFELARKSGNAEHFEAVEQAHARMEQMIDELLSLAEQGQLVLDPDSVTIAEVVTQAWKHVETPSATLNCEVDSSVEILADEGRLLELFENLFRNAIDHGGADVTVTVGLLDDSAGFYVQDDGPGISAEIRDEVFEAGYTDDPEGTGFGLSIVRQIVDGHGWEITISAETQDGARFEISDVELNRG from the coding sequence ATGTGCGCTACAAGCACCGACGAGACCCAACAGACGACCCTTCTTCTGCTGGTCGAGAGCGACCGGAACCGAGAACTGCTGACCGAGCAACTCGAACAAAAGTACAGTGTTCTGACACCCACCGAGACCCAGTTTGAAGACCCGCAATTCGATCTGTGTCTGCTCGATACCCGGTCACTGGGGAAATTCAGGGATGAACTACGCAATATAAAAACGGACACAACTCCGACGTTTTTGCCGTTCCTCTTACTGACTGGAGAGGCATCTCCAGACGAGTTTGGCACTGAAGTCTGGGAGGTTGTCGATGAAGTTATCCAGCGTCCCGTCAGCAAAAGAGAATTGAACTCGCGGATCCAGAACTTGCTGCAGCGACGGCAACTGTCGCTCGAACTCACACGACAGAAAGAACAGAGCGATCGTCGATTCAAATCGCTCTTTCAGTCCACGCCGGACCCCGTTGTTGTCGTGGAACCGGATGGCACCGTCACCGAGGCGAACAACGCTTTCGCGGAGGCGTTTGGGATCGATATCGAAAACCTGGAGGGCCGGCCGATAACCGACTTCGAGTTCACCCCGTCCGAGTCGTTAGAACGCGTTCTGCTGAAGATCGATGACGAGGGCTCGACGACGACAGTTCAGTGGGGACACGATGACGAGAATTCCATGGTTATGGAAGTGAATACGGACGCCATCGCTGGGTTGGGTGATGCCGCCGAGCGGATCGGGATTTTCAGAGACATCACGGCGCGGGCCGAACGCGAACAGGAACTCACAAGACAGAACGAGCGGCTTCAGGAGTTCGCGAGTACGATTGCACACGACCTGCGTAACCCTCTCAGCGTCGCGCGTGGGCGTTTCGAATTAGCACGGAAATCAGGCAATGCGGAGCATTTCGAGGCGGTCGAGCAGGCACACGCGCGAATGGAACAGATGATCGACGAACTCCTCTCACTCGCGGAGCAGGGACAATTGGTACTTGACCCGGATTCAGTCACAATCGCCGAGGTCGTCACCCAAGCGTGGAAGCACGTAGAGACGCCGAGTGCCACCCTCAACTGTGAGGTGGACTCCTCCGTCGAGATACTGGCGGACGAAGGGCGGCTGTTAGAACTCTTCGAGAACCTCTTCCGAAATGCCATTGACCACGGTGGAGCGGACGTCACTGTCACCGTGGGGCTTCTCGACGACAGCGCGGGATTTTACGTTCAAGACGATGGACCAGGGATCTCCGCCGAGATACGGGACGAGGTATTCGAAGCGGGGTATACCGATGATCCGGAAGGCACCGGATTTGGCCTCTCGATAGTGCGACAGATTGTAGACGGGCACGGGTGGGAGATAACTATTTCAGCGGAGACCCAAGACGGAGCGCGATTCGAGATCAGCGATGTCGAACTTAATCGAGGATGA
- a CDS encoding bifunctional 2-polyprenyl-6-hydroxyphenol methylase/3-demethylubiquinol 3-O-methyltransferase UbiG, whose translation MVSWNERFRTGEYPSHPDPSPVVREYVDETADGRALDVACGTGRNAVFLAERGYEVDALDQSIEGLRITESNAEERGVDDRVNLIQADATQFEYPEAHYDVVTISFFRVLDRLSDIKRALRPDGLFFYQHHLRSAPPAGVGPSADRYRFGANELLRACLDLTVLYYEESSEKRDGKLSATVELVGRNSHGDAQSYPETRWRQS comes from the coding sequence ATGGTTTCGTGGAACGAACGCTTTCGAACTGGAGAGTACCCGTCCCATCCGGACCCCTCACCAGTCGTACGGGAGTACGTTGACGAGACAGCCGACGGACGGGCGCTCGATGTCGCCTGTGGGACGGGCCGTAACGCGGTCTTTCTCGCCGAACGGGGCTACGAAGTCGATGCACTCGACCAGTCTATTGAGGGACTCCGTATCACTGAATCGAACGCCGAAGAGCGTGGCGTCGACGATCGAGTGAATCTGATCCAAGCAGACGCAACGCAGTTCGAGTATCCGGAGGCTCATTACGACGTCGTGACGATCAGTTTTTTCCGAGTGCTCGACCGGCTGAGTGATATCAAGCGGGCACTCCGCCCCGACGGCCTGTTCTTCTACCAGCATCACCTTCGTTCAGCGCCTCCTGCAGGAGTCGGTCCGAGTGCTGATCGGTACCGGTTTGGTGCGAACGAACTCCTCCGGGCGTGCCTCGACCTGACTGTCCTCTATTATGAAGAATCGAGTGAAAAGCGGGACGGAAAACTCTCAGCGACCGTCGAACTCGTCGGTCGCAACAGCCACGGCGACGCTCAGTCGTACCCCGAAACGCGGTGGCGACAAAGCTGA
- a CDS encoding HAMP domain-containing sensor histidine kinase: MVQKSTTKLLNAAFISGVGASFLYSTSWHALSGEPVQALLFGSVIPGLIALCIIATGVVVYRYDFPIQDGWRIIGWMAIFIPVGVGIATSLGIYVQAHGSMLVHFNHIIINTIIGSVGLGILVGMYDVGRKQQERRLNVETRILDTVREIHRGIVTAETQSSLEQHVCETLAESEPYLFAWIGNLNASTGEVVPRVAAGIGDEYLDSITINVDDEATAHGPTAKAIRTGEPHGTQNIREDPEYEPWRDEAIEYGFQSSLAVPIVYQDTTYGVLNIYANRLNAFNDREQDTLAELGETFGHAIHTIHEEQARIRENERLDRFASIVSHDLKNPLNVATGRLSIAMEDCDNDSLVTVQSSLGRMEEIIDDALTLARSGGAIDQVKPIEMASVATACWQTVPTASASLQIETELTIYADESQLQQLLENLFENAVKHGGEDVTIRVGALPDRDGFYVADDGTGVPDDERDRIFEPEHTTKHGSTGLGLLIVKEIADAHGWTVSVAESKTGGARFEIAGVDVGESATRP; this comes from the coding sequence ATGGTTCAAAAGAGCACTACGAAGCTGTTGAACGCCGCTTTTATCAGCGGAGTCGGCGCTTCCTTTCTGTATTCCACTAGCTGGCACGCCCTGTCTGGAGAACCCGTCCAAGCGCTCCTTTTTGGCTCCGTCATTCCCGGACTGATAGCGCTATGCATTATCGCAACCGGTGTGGTTGTGTATCGGTACGATTTCCCTATTCAGGATGGGTGGCGTATTATTGGATGGATGGCGATCTTCATCCCGGTTGGTGTCGGCATTGCGACGTCGCTCGGAATCTACGTGCAAGCGCATGGCAGCATGCTCGTCCATTTCAATCATATCATAATAAATACCATAATCGGATCCGTGGGCCTCGGAATTCTAGTCGGAATGTACGACGTCGGGCGAAAACAGCAGGAACGCCGATTGAACGTCGAGACACGAATCCTTGATACGGTGCGTGAGATTCACCGAGGAATCGTTACCGCAGAAACGCAATCCAGTCTCGAACAACACGTCTGTGAAACACTGGCGGAGTCGGAGCCGTACCTCTTTGCATGGATTGGCAATCTGAATGCCTCAACGGGCGAAGTTGTCCCGCGGGTCGCCGCTGGGATCGGTGACGAGTACCTTGACTCGATTACGATCAACGTGGATGATGAAGCCACAGCGCATGGACCCACTGCCAAGGCCATTCGGACAGGCGAACCGCACGGTACCCAAAACATCCGCGAGGACCCCGAATACGAACCGTGGCGGGACGAGGCTATCGAGTACGGCTTTCAGTCCAGTCTCGCCGTTCCGATCGTTTATCAAGATACGACCTACGGCGTGTTGAATATTTACGCGAACCGGCTGAATGCGTTTAACGATCGAGAACAGGATACGCTCGCTGAACTCGGAGAAACGTTCGGCCATGCGATCCATACCATCCATGAGGAACAGGCTCGAATCCGGGAGAACGAACGACTCGATCGATTCGCCAGCATCGTCTCACACGACCTCAAGAATCCGCTTAATGTGGCGACTGGACGCCTCTCCATCGCCATGGAAGACTGTGACAACGACTCGCTGGTGACGGTGCAATCCTCGCTGGGCCGAATGGAGGAGATCATCGATGACGCGTTAACATTAGCCCGGAGCGGTGGAGCAATCGATCAGGTCAAACCCATCGAAATGGCATCGGTGGCGACCGCGTGCTGGCAAACGGTTCCGACGGCATCGGCGTCGCTTCAAATCGAGACAGAGCTAACGATCTACGCCGACGAGAGCCAACTGCAACAACTGCTTGAGAATCTATTTGAAAACGCGGTCAAACACGGGGGAGAAGACGTAACAATTCGAGTTGGGGCGCTTCCCGACCGAGACGGATTCTACGTTGCGGACGATGGTACCGGAGTCCCCGATGATGAGCGCGACCGCATATTCGAACCGGAACACACCACGAAACACGGCAGTACTGGCCTTGGGTTGCTTATCGTCAAAGAGATAGCTGATGCACACGGATGGACCGTCTCTGTGGCGGAAAGCAAGACGGGCGGTGCACGATTCGAGATAGCCGGTGTTGACGTTGGCGAGTCAGCAACCCGCCCCTAA
- a CDS encoding beta-ribofuranosylaminobenzene 5'-phosphate synthase family protein: MARASAGARIHFGFCNLSLSHGRLYGALGLGLREPRVVVDAEPRADVSVAVADETGVPDTADDAASDTAADLRAHATTAVDCLGVDGARVVLRESLPRHAGLGSGTQLAAATLAAVAAAHGEPARVRERAPLFGRGGRSGVGVATFEDGGFVLDAGHPTARFTTDRPDDGEWTVPPVAARHAVPDDWRFLLVRPDADPGRSGDGEDDAMRAAVERAEPGLADRIGGIVTRRVLPTVATGNAERFGAAVAEIGRLNGAWYADEQGGVYRPPVGDVVASLSGAASVFGAGQSSWGPTVYGVTDAAHAAAAADAGERALDEAGVEGTVSVVRAATRGARVTRGSRRMTCGDATIDEQQH, encoded by the coding sequence ATGGCACGCGCGAGCGCCGGAGCCCGAATCCACTTCGGTTTCTGTAACCTCAGTCTCTCACACGGGCGCCTGTACGGCGCGCTCGGACTGGGTCTCCGCGAACCGCGCGTCGTCGTCGACGCCGAGCCGAGAGCGGACGTGAGCGTCGCGGTCGCAGACGAGACCGGGGTGCCGGACACCGCGGACGACGCCGCATCCGACACCGCGGCCGACCTTCGCGCGCACGCGACGACGGCGGTCGACTGTCTCGGCGTCGACGGCGCGCGGGTCGTCCTCCGCGAGTCGCTCCCGCGGCACGCCGGGCTCGGGAGCGGCACGCAGCTCGCCGCGGCGACGCTCGCGGCGGTCGCGGCCGCACACGGCGAGCCGGCTCGCGTCCGCGAGCGCGCCCCACTTTTCGGACGGGGTGGGCGCTCCGGCGTCGGCGTCGCGACGTTCGAAGACGGGGGATTCGTCCTCGACGCCGGTCACCCGACCGCGCGGTTCACGACCGACCGGCCGGACGACGGCGAGTGGACGGTACCGCCGGTCGCCGCCCGACACGCCGTGCCGGACGACTGGCGCTTCCTGCTCGTGCGGCCGGACGCCGATCCCGGGCGGAGCGGTGACGGCGAGGACGACGCGATGCGCGCGGCGGTCGAGCGGGCCGAGCCGGGGCTGGCCGACCGGATCGGGGGGATCGTCACGCGGCGCGTGCTCCCCACCGTCGCGACCGGGAACGCCGAGCGGTTCGGTGCCGCGGTCGCGGAGATCGGTCGGCTCAACGGTGCGTGGTACGCCGACGAACAGGGCGGCGTCTACCGCCCGCCGGTCGGCGACGTGGTGGCGTCGCTGTCGGGGGCCGCGAGCGTGTTCGGTGCCGGGCAGTCCTCGTGGGGACCGACCGTCTACGGCGTCACGGACGCGGCCCACGCCGCGGCGGCCGCCGACGCGGGCGAGCGGGCCCTCGACGAGGCGGGCGTCGAGGGGACGGTGTCTGTCGTCCGCGCGGCGACGCGGGGGGCGCGAGTGACGCGCGGGTCGCGACGGATGACCTGCGGCGACGCGACGATAGACGAGCAACAACACTAA
- a CDS encoding HTR-like protein, which yields MTSLPFGVARLDSILDGGAPPGSVVLLAGESGAGAREFLYTSAAMNSLARADEELFDLYYGDLPEGARLPEAVHYLSFTAGRGPITREMGYTMVDEIVDAAIGEIAFRDLSAEYFQLSPIPRDWYEDETASITDLGDRGEYEDVLTAFGDYLSANAEGSLVCIDSVTDLVSMVSGDTEWSDIATVLKGLKKAAYEWGGLILVLVNTDSITDREFGALTDAAGGTFQFAWESGGSKRARTMFVREFRGVLSRLEAENIVRFETEIHDGGFDISDVRKIR from the coding sequence ATGACGAGCCTGCCGTTCGGCGTCGCTCGCCTCGACTCGATCCTCGACGGGGGGGCACCGCCGGGGAGCGTCGTGCTTCTCGCCGGCGAGTCGGGAGCCGGAGCGCGGGAGTTCCTCTACACGAGCGCGGCGATGAACTCGCTCGCGCGCGCCGACGAGGAGCTGTTCGATCTGTACTACGGCGACCTCCCCGAGGGGGCGAGGCTCCCCGAGGCGGTGCACTACCTCTCGTTTACCGCCGGCAGGGGGCCGATCACGCGGGAGATGGGGTACACGATGGTCGACGAGATAGTCGACGCCGCGATCGGCGAGATCGCGTTTCGGGACCTTTCTGCGGAGTACTTCCAGCTCAGCCCGATCCCGCGGGACTGGTACGAAGACGAGACGGCGTCGATCACGGATTTGGGGGATCGCGGGGAGTACGAGGACGTCCTCACGGCGTTCGGCGACTACCTGTCCGCGAACGCGGAAGGGAGCCTCGTCTGTATCGACTCCGTGACCGACCTCGTCTCGATGGTCTCCGGCGACACCGAGTGGAGCGACATCGCGACGGTGCTGAAAGGGCTGAAGAAGGCGGCCTACGAATGGGGCGGGCTCATCCTCGTGTTGGTGAACACCGACTCGATAACCGACCGCGAGTTCGGCGCGCTGACCGACGCCGCCGGCGGCACGTTCCAGTTCGCGTGGGAGAGCGGCGGCTCGAAACGCGCCAGAACGATGTTCGTCCGGGAGTTCCGCGGGGTGCTCTCGCGGCTGGAAGCGGAGAACATCGTCCGGTTCGAGACGGAGATACACGACGGCGGCTTCGATATCAGCGACGTGCGGAAGATCAGATGA